In the genome of Vicia villosa cultivar HV-30 ecotype Madison, WI linkage group LG7, Vvil1.0, whole genome shotgun sequence, one region contains:
- the LOC131620075 gene encoding protein FAR1-RELATED SEQUENCE 5-like, which produces MLKEKRCRLLAGNRKLSKSDKMQIKNFGNAVIKVTQMIGSFANAVEGYDKVEFLKKDVHNQIARQRKEMSSDAKGVVRYLIDLRVKDPLMLVAHTVGADGTLQNLFWSDGESQKNYELFGDVLAFDATYKKNKYRCPFVVFSGVNHHNQAIIFATSIVSNEVEGTYVWLLEQFLVAMKCKIPLFVITDDDVATRNAIRKVFSNSYHSFCAWHLLRNAISNISNPNFIPVFKKLMLGDHDVWKFASL; this is translated from the coding sequence ATGTTAAAGGAGAAGCGTTGCAGGTTGTTGGCAGGTAATAGGAAGCTTAGTAAGTCAGATAAGATGCAAATTAAGAATTTTGGGAATGCCGTAATCAAAGTAACTCAAATGATTGGTTCATTCGCTAATGCTGTCGAGGGGTATGATAAGGTAGAATTTTTGAAGAAGGACGTACATAATCAAATTGCAAGACAAAGGAAAGAGATGTCTTCTGATGCTAAAGGTGTTGTCAGGTATCTTATTGATCTTCGTGTTAAAGATCCATTGATGCTTGTTGCACACACGGTGGGTGCGGATGGAACGTTGCAAAATCTATTTTGGAGCGATGGTGAGAGTCAAAAGAATTATGAACTGTTTGGTGATGTGCTTGCTTTTGATGCTACATACAAGAAAAATAAGTACAGGTGCCCATTTGTTGTTTTTTCTGGTGTTAATCACCATAACCAGGCGATTATATTTGCTACTTCCATTGTTTCAAATGAGGTTGAAGGGACATATGTATGGTTGCTGGAGCAGTTTTTGGTTGCAATGAAATGTAAGATACCTTTATTTGTAATAACGGACGATGATGTTGCTACGAGAAATGCAATCAGGAAAGTCTTTTCCAATAGTTACCACAGTTTCTGTGCATGGCATCTCCTacgaaatgcaatttccaacattagCAATCCCAATTTCATCCctgttttcaaaaaattaatgCTTGGTGATCACGATGTTTGGAAATTTGCGAGTCTGTAG